In Amia ocellicauda isolate fAmiCal2 chromosome 16, fAmiCal2.hap1, whole genome shotgun sequence, the following proteins share a genomic window:
- the nemp2 gene encoding nuclear envelope integral membrane protein 2 translates to MMSNFNMKDAGMSKSVLLWGLAFAIATRTDAHTDCISVEETKEITEASEQCFCYTSGTVIRWKDIWSTFQVQVKGHSDISIVFPLEERSCEDPEKRIHVIRCAFNKYWPFPKTHNNTQMDIPLVDQEVCFKVKPVKPRVSYSVHVTGKKLNILLFAMFLCGLSLFYFAGRICRSTLFYYSAGLSVSVLSISIALVFLLKRFLPKGSTFLILLSTTSFSILGIQQLLTHRDEVLLMYWKYLLGYLLFSGSVSFAICYKLGPITDERTLTILSVALQTAGLLLIYSGISYLPATYVVFTGMAIIKCVPYAKTMTYWIGRQMWRLCGGLFNLFRRKKPAHRYLTEEEYRWQGEIHTRASLDALRQHCRTPGFPAWDTVLRLRAPQRFAGFLQGSSHITPTESQAHDRQYGVGGLFYEEIIYPAGGGTVPALEWNSSQRPSEDFSEDELEYNEPIQSPLALTPPVLAPAPAPAVLQTEDLELF, encoded by the exons ATTGTATTTCTGTGGAAGAAACCAAGGAAATTACAGAAGCCAGTGAGCAATGCTTCTGCTACACTTCAGGGACCGTAATAAGGTGGAAAGACATTTGGTCCACATTTCAG GtgcaggtcaaaggtcacagtgATATTAGCATTGTGTTCCCACTGGAGGAGAGGTCCTGCGAGGACCCCGAGAAGAGAATTCATGTCATCAGATGCGCCTTTAACAAGTACTGGCCTTTTCCAAAGACTCACAACAACACCCAGATGGACATCCCTTTAGTTGACCAGGAAGTCTGCTTCAAGGTCAAACCAGTAAAGCCCCGGGTCAGCTACTCTGTGCATGTGACTGGAAAAA AGTTGAATATACTACTGTTTGCCATGTTCCTGTGTGGACTGAGCCTCTTCTACTTCGCAGGACGAATTTGCAG GAGTACGCTGTTTTATTATTCTGCCGGACTCTCCGTCAGTGTTCTCAGTATATCCATTGCCTTAGTGTTTCTACTGAAACGTTTTCTACCAAAG ggaagtacatttttaatattgctCAGCACAACTTCTTTTTCCATATTGGGCATTCAGCAGCTGTTAACTCACCGGGATGAAGTTCTGTTAATGTACTGGAAGTACTTACTGG GCTATCTGTTATTTTCAGGTTCTGTTAGCTTTGCCATCTGCTACAAGCTCGGACCAATTACAGATGAACGGACTCTCACTATTCTGAGCGTGGCACTACAGACAGCAGGCTTGCTCCTCATATACAGCGGCATTAGTTACCTTCCAGCTACATATGTCGTGTTTACAGGCATGGCCATCATTAAATGTGTACCTTATGCCAAAACAATGACCTATTGGATTGGCAG ACAGATGTGGCGACTATGTGGCGGGCTCTTCAATCTCTTCAGGCGAAAGAAACCTGCGCATCGATACCTAACCGAAGAGGAGTACCGATGGCAGGGGGAAATCCACACCAGAGCCTCCTTAGACGCGTTACGGCAGCACTGCAGGACACCCGGTTTCCCCGCCTGGGACACGGTGTTGAGACTCCGAGCTCCTCAGAG GTTTGCAGGTTTCCTGCAGGGGTCCTCGCACATCACCCCCACTGAGTCGCAAGCACACGACCGGCAGTATGGCGTAGGGGGGCTCTTCTATGAAGAAATTATCTACCCTGCAGGGGGTGGCACGGTGCCCGCCCTGGAGTGGAACAGTAGCCAGCGGCCCAGTGAAGACTTCAGCGAGGATGAGCTGGAATATAATGAACCCATCCAGAGTCCCCTGGCACTCACACCCCCGGTACTGGCACCAGCACCGGCACCGGCTGTCCTGCAGACCGAGGACCTGGAGCTATTCTAA